The following coding sequences lie in one Thermosulfuriphilus ammonigenes genomic window:
- a CDS encoding threonyl-tRNA synthetase editing domain-containing protein has translation MKILLFFAKEFWSSPYARVLPEAEPPEGPICLKEAVVVFYHLEAEDIGRESSLISKMVKNIKWLAGKFGVKAVLLHSFNHLSSSKAPPDLAVKIIPLVKERLERVGFIVKETPFGYLNEWKIHVAGESLAKVFKEL, from the coding sequence TTGAAGATTCTGCTCTTTTTTGCCAAAGAGTTTTGGTCTTCTCCCTACGCTAGAGTTCTTCCTGAAGCCGAGCCTCCAGAAGGACCTATTTGTCTTAAGGAGGCCGTGGTTGTTTTCTACCATCTAGAGGCCGAAGACATCGGACGGGAGAGTTCTCTTATCAGCAAAATGGTTAAAAACATTAAGTGGTTGGCAGGCAAGTTTGGGGTGAAGGCTGTCCTTTTACACTCCTTTAATCATCTCTCTTCAAGTAAAGCCCCGCCCGATCTGGCTGTCAAAATCATTCCTCTGGTTAAAGAGAGACTTGAACGGGTAGGGTTTATAGTTAAAGAAACGCCTTTCGGGTATCTTAACGAATGGAAAATCCATGTAGCTGGTGAGTCTCTAGCCAAGGTCTTTAAGGAGCTTTGA